The segment GTCACGATCTCCTTGTTCTTGCTGCTCACAAGGGGTTCGTATCCTTCGTGATACTGCTTGACCCGCTTGATGGCCATCTGCACGATCAGAAATCTGTTGTTGACCTTCTCCAGGCAATCTTCAACGGTAATTCTGGCCATTGCACCTCCAAAAAAATGTATATGTACATGTCCGCCACGACTCGATCACAGCGAC is part of the Deltaproteobacteria bacterium genome and harbors:
- a CDS encoding DNA-directed RNA polymerase subunit omega, coding for MARITVEDCLEKVNNRFLIVQMAIKRVKQYHEGYEPLVSSKNKEIVTALREIAEGKVLPSVNHTEDFSYESEDQDE